A region from the bacterium genome encodes:
- a CDS encoding stage II sporulation protein M translates to MNIAGMVDRTIRPYILILALIFAASFLAGTFVPSSVGRQMTEMFRDMAGDYRELSGGMLFFNILVQNVMATIFVILSGVIVGIIPTFAVGSNGFGLGVLFRQAAEVSGTSKAALTVLPYGVFEIPALLIAASYGLWLGVTVVRTMRGKVPTPLKPSLEHTFRRYFAVVFPLLVVAAAIETALILGLQ, encoded by the coding sequence ATGAATATCGCGGGGATGGTCGACCGGACCATAAGACCGTACATCCTGATTCTGGCGCTGATCTTCGCCGCATCGTTCCTGGCCGGAACCTTCGTCCCCTCTTCCGTCGGGCGGCAGATGACGGAGATGTTTCGGGACATGGCAGGCGACTATCGCGAACTTTCCGGCGGGATGCTTTTCTTCAATATCCTCGTCCAGAACGTGATGGCGACGATCTTCGTGATCCTCTCCGGCGTGATTGTGGGAATCATCCCGACCTTCGCCGTCGGCTCCAACGGGTTTGGCCTGGGCGTGCTGTTCCGTCAGGCAGCCGAGGTGTCCGGTACCTCGAAGGCAGCGTTAACGGTTTTGCCGTACGGGGTATTCGAGATACCGGCACTTCTCATCGCGGCCTCCTACGGCCTGTGGCTCGGCGTGACGGTCGTCCGGACGATGCGGGGGAAGGTACCCACTCCCCTCAAACCCAGCCTGGAGCACACCTTCCGGCGGTACTTCGCCGTCGTGTTCCCTCTCCTCGTTGTCGCGGCGGCGATCGAGACGGCGCTCATCCTGGGGCTGCAGTAG
- a CDS encoding ABC transporter permease — MILGVLEPTSGTIRIEDADIAVNRVQALERTNFAAVYAAIVLRQFYLMRGSPVRVLPIFAWVAVDIVLWGFITRYLNSVASPGFDFVPVLLGAILLWDFFTRVMHGVSMAFLEDVWSHNFLNLFASPLSIREYVGGLVLTSIATSALGLLTMLVLATTLFGLSFLVYGLMLVPFLLVLFLFGISLGIFASALVLRFGPASEWIVWPIPAFLSPFAAVFYPVATLPGWMQQVSFLLPPSYVFEGMRAIVAGGAYRGTTLLFGACLAILYILLARYSAESTS; from the coding sequence ATGATCCTCGGGGTCCTCGAGCCGACCTCGGGGACGATCCGCATCGAGGACGCCGACATCGCCGTCAACCGTGTCCAGGCGCTTGAACGCACCAACTTCGCGGCCGTTTACGCCGCGATCGTGCTTCGGCAGTTCTATCTCATGCGCGGCAGTCCGGTGCGCGTGCTCCCGATCTTCGCCTGGGTCGCCGTCGACATCGTGCTGTGGGGATTCATCACGCGATACCTGAACAGCGTCGCCTCGCCCGGTTTCGATTTCGTTCCGGTGCTCCTGGGCGCCATCCTTCTTTGGGATTTCTTCACCCGGGTCATGCACGGCGTGAGCATGGCGTTTCTCGAGGACGTCTGGTCGCACAACTTCCTCAACCTCTTCGCGTCGCCGCTCTCGATCCGGGAGTACGTCGGCGGCCTGGTGCTCACCAGCATCGCGACGAGCGCATTGGGGCTGCTCACGATGCTCGTCCTGGCGACCACGCTCTTCGGGCTCTCCTTCCTCGTCTACGGGCTCATGCTCGTGCCGTTCCTTCTCGTGCTCTTCCTGTTCGGGATCTCCCTCGGCATCTTCGCCAGCGCGCTCGTGCTCCGGTTCGGGCCCGCGTCCGAGTGGATCGTCTGGCCCATCCCCGCCTTCCTCTCCCCCTTCGCCGCGGTCTTCTACCCGGTAGCGACGCTCCCGGGATGGATGCAGCAGGTCTCCTTCCTGCTCCCCCCGTCGTACGTGTTCGAGGGGATGCGCGCGATCGTCGCGGGCGGCGCGTATCGCGGAACCACGCTGCTCTTCGGCGCCTGCCTCGCCATCCTGTACATCCTGCTGGCTCGCTACAGCGCGGAAAGCACGAGCTAG
- a CDS encoding phenylacetate--CoA ligase family protein, whose protein sequence is MAILHWEIPGVPWLVWDILRAGRGHPEDTVSRQRARLRRLVEYARGRSPFYRERYAALPRGAHDLPALPTVAKSDLMTNFDGWATDPSVTRKTAEEFIADPTRLGHLYLDRYVAFSTSGTTGTPAVFLHDRGAMSVYQGLLLARRLPTLIAAGAFRPFLRNRGRTATIIATGGHFASSVVEALVRTRHPVLAGRNRTFSLMAPLPALVRALNEFRPAVVGSYPTALAVLAGEQAAGRLRIAPALLLSGAERLSTPLGKRISEAFRCPLRDTYAASEFMGIAFDCRYGRLHVNADWLILEPVDAAGGPVAPGDASHTTLLTNLANLVQPLIRYDLGDSVTVLPAPCPCGSPLPAIRAEGRRDEILWIETADGATQPLIPLVLATAVEETPGVLRYQVLQAGPRLLRLRLEEAPGHDRARVCGDVLGRLRAYLSSQGLAAVEVVDSGERPRSDTAGGKMRQFFVDKGG, encoded by the coding sequence GTGGCCATTCTTCACTGGGAAATCCCCGGGGTTCCATGGCTGGTGTGGGACATCCTGCGCGCCGGGCGGGGTCATCCGGAGGACACGGTCTCGCGGCAACGCGCCCGGCTTCGCCGCTTGGTCGAATACGCCAGGGGACGGTCCCCCTTCTACAGGGAGCGATACGCCGCGCTTCCCCGTGGCGCCCATGACCTCCCGGCGCTCCCAACGGTGGCCAAGTCCGACCTGATGACGAATTTCGATGGATGGGCGACCGACCCGTCGGTCACGCGGAAAACGGCGGAGGAGTTCATCGCCGACCCGACCCGGCTCGGGCACCTTTACCTTGACCGGTACGTCGCCTTCTCCACGTCCGGAACGACCGGGACCCCCGCCGTATTCCTGCACGACCGGGGGGCGATGTCCGTCTACCAGGGTCTCCTGCTGGCGCGTCGTCTCCCGACGCTGATCGCCGCCGGCGCCTTCCGCCCCTTCTTGAGAAACCGGGGACGGACGGCGACGATCATCGCCACCGGGGGGCACTTCGCGAGCTCGGTCGTGGAGGCCCTCGTCCGAACCCGCCATCCGGTGCTGGCCGGCCGCAACCGCACGTTCTCCCTGATGGCCCCTCTCCCGGCGCTCGTACGCGCGTTGAACGAATTCCGTCCGGCGGTCGTCGGAAGCTATCCCACCGCGCTGGCCGTCCTGGCCGGGGAGCAGGCGGCCGGGCGGCTGCGGATCGCTCCCGCCCTCCTGCTCTCCGGGGCCGAGCGCCTCTCCACACCTCTCGGAAAACGAATTTCCGAAGCGTTCCGATGTCCCCTTCGGGACACGTACGCCGCGTCGGAATTCATGGGGATCGCCTTCGATTGCCGCTACGGGCGCCTGCATGTCAATGCCGACTGGCTGATCCTGGAGCCGGTGGATGCCGCCGGCGGGCCGGTTGCGCCGGGTGACGCCTCCCACACGACGCTTCTGACGAACCTGGCCAACCTCGTCCAGCCGCTCATCCGCTACGACCTCGGCGACAGCGTCACCGTGCTCCCCGCGCCATGCCCCTGCGGCAGCCCGCTCCCCGCCATCCGGGCCGAAGGCCGCCGCGACGAGATCCTGTGGATCGAAACCGCGGACGGCGCGACCCAGCCGCTGATCCCGCTGGTTCTGGCGACGGCCGTGGAGGAGACGCCGGGGGTTCTGAGGTACCAGGTACTCCAGGCGGGTCCGCGGCTCCTCCGGCTCCGCCTCGAGGAGGCCCCGGGGCACGATCGCGCGCGGGTCTGCGGCGACGTCCTCGGCCGCCTCCGGGCGTACCTGTCTTCCCAGGGTCTCGCGGCGGTGGAGGTGGTGGATTCGGGGGAACGGCCGCGCAGCGACACGGCGGGCGGAAAGATGCGCCAGTTCTTCGTCGACAAGGGCGGCTGA